CTGCAAGGACCTCTCCGAAGAAAACACCCGTAAAATCATGTTCGAAAACGGAATGAACTTCATGAATCTCAAATATTGATCTCCCAGGGGTTTTCCCCTCTCAACGACTGGCCGGCGACGTGTTCGCCGGCCATTTTTTTTGGGAAGATTTGGCGAGAGGGCGGCGCGATCGAGGCCGGTCTAGTCGTGAACCCGTCCCGCTGACGCCTGCTGTCCGGCACGCAGCGCGGTCTCCAGATAGCGGTCAAGGTTGCGCTTCATCCGGTCGAGCGGCGCGGCCAATATCATTGCACCCATGCATCGGCCGTCGGGCTGATGGATCGGTACCGCGATTGCAGCGGTATCGCGCAGCATCTCGCCGAAGCTCGCGCAATACCCTTCCGCCCGGATTTTTTCGAGATTCGCTCGGATTGCTGCGGGATCTGTCTTGGTCTGACCGGTAAGCTGCCGCAGGTGAACGCGCCCGAGATAGGAATCGACGTCGGGCTCCGACCCGAACGCCAGCAGCACCCGCCCGGCCGCGCTGGCGTAAAGCGGCGCGCGGAGTCCGGCCTGCATCGAATAGCGAACGGGCTGCGAACTGTTGACCGCCTCGGTGTAAATGGCTTGGCCGATCTCCCAATCCGCGATCGCATAGCCGACCGACTCGCCTGTCTCGAATGCGAGCGCCTTGACCTGTGACCTGATCATCTCGGGCGCCGACCAGTTGCGCATGATCCGGCTCGCGAAGTGATAGGCGCTCGGTCCCAGTCGGTATTTCGTCCCTTCGAGCGTCAGATACTGAAGCTCGCAGAGGCCGCGTAGCGTGTCGAGAAAAGTGCTCTTGGGAACCGACAGGGCGGCGCTGAGTTCGCCAAGCCCGAGACCATCGGGCTTTCCGGACAGGAGCATCAGCAAGTCCAGTACCCGCGACATTGCACGCGGACCGCTCGATCGCCGCTCCAGACTGCCTGAATCTGTCGTCATCCACATTCCCCGTTATTTCCCGCCAACTCTTAGCCGTTCGAAATTTCGAACGCAATTCGAAAAACCGTTTGCAATGTCGAAGGGACTCGGTATGGTGACGTCATCGGACCGGTCACGAGTCCATGGATTATTGGGAGAGGTGAAAATGGCCACCAGTGCGTCCCGTACGATCAAGTCGGCACATCGCGTGCTCGAGATTCTCGAATATTTCGACCAGGACAGGCGGAGCGCCAGCGTGATGGAAATGTCGCGCGCGCTCAACTATCCGCAGTCGAGCACGTCGGAACTCCTGCGCTGTCTCACGCGGCTTGGCTATCTCCACTATAACCGCTTTCGCCGGGCCTATAGCCCGACCGCCCGTGTCGCGTTGCTCGGTGCGTGGGTGAAGCCATCGCTCTTTCGGGGCGGTCCGGTGCTGTCCGCGATCGACGAGGTGGCCAAGGCGACCGACGAGACCGTTATCCTGTCGACCAGCGCCAACTATGTCGTCCAGCATTTGCACGTCATCCACGGCAACAGCGAAGGCGCCGCAGATATTCATGGCGGCGAAACGCTACCTGTTCTGCACAGTCCGCAGGGCAGGCTGCTCCTTTCGAGCTACCGCAACGAACATGTGCGCTCGGCGGTCCACCGTCTCAATGCCGAGGAGGAGGATCTGGATCGCCGGGTCAACCTCAACGAGGTCATGGGCGAGTTCGTGGCCCTGCGTGAACGCGGATGGGTGATCGAAGAGATCGAAGGCGGAATGACCTGTATTGCTGTCCTGCTTCCGCGCCGCCGCAATCTCGACCGGCTGGTCGTCAGCATCGAGGCGCCGACTGAGAAGGTTAAGGACCGCACCGAGGAGATTCTCGACATTCTCCTGCAGAATCGCGACCGCATCGCGGCCCAGACACCCGAAGAACCGCGCTGCGGCCCGACCGCCGACAATGTCGTGCGGCTGCCCGAGACGATCAAGATCACCAATCATCGCCGCCACTTTGCCTGACAGGCGCGAGCTTTTC
This window of the Sphingopyxis sp. CCNWLW2 genome carries:
- a CDS encoding IclR family transcriptional regulator codes for the protein MWMTTDSGSLERRSSGPRAMSRVLDLLMLLSGKPDGLGLGELSAALSVPKSTFLDTLRGLCELQYLTLEGTKYRLGPSAYHFASRIMRNWSAPEMIRSQVKALAFETGESVGYAIADWEIGQAIYTEAVNSSQPVRYSMQAGLRAPLYASAAGRVLLAFGSEPDVDSYLGRVHLRQLTGQTKTDPAAIRANLEKIRAEGYCASFGEMLRDTAAIAVPIHQPDGRCMGAMILAAPLDRMKRNLDRYLETALRAGQQASAGRVHD
- a CDS encoding IclR family transcriptional regulator, whose protein sequence is MATSASRTIKSAHRVLEILEYFDQDRRSASVMEMSRALNYPQSSTSELLRCLTRLGYLHYNRFRRAYSPTARVALLGAWVKPSLFRGGPVLSAIDEVAKATDETVILSTSANYVVQHLHVIHGNSEGAADIHGGETLPVLHSPQGRLLLSSYRNEHVRSAVHRLNAEEEDLDRRVNLNEVMGEFVALRERGWVIEEIEGGMTCIAVLLPRRRNLDRLVVSIEAPTEKVKDRTEEILDILLQNRDRIAAQTPEEPRCGPTADNVVRLPETIKITNHRRHFA